Within Cucumis melo cultivar AY chromosome 4, USDA_Cmelo_AY_1.0, whole genome shotgun sequence, the genomic segment TGGCTTTATCTTGGTGTGCTTAGTATTgacatgaaattttaaataagaTGTTAAACATGTTCATTTAACATTGTTATTTTGCTAGGTAATTGGTATTTATACAAGTGCAGCTGCCTAAACAGAAAACTGTACCACAAACtctgaaatatattatttgacCACTGCTGATGTATACTTCTTTCTAGCATTTTACTTGGAACCTATTTTGGCGTTGCCTACTTCAATATATTCTTCTTTGGATTTTCTGACTAAATTTGGTAGCTTGAATTCCCCTGCTTCTACCAGAAAGTAATCTGTTCATTAATCAATATCTCTATAACTGACTTTACTTATTTATTCATCAGTATCACTCCAAGAGGAGCACATGGGGGGCCCTTTGGTGGTAGGATGTCACAAGTGTCTTTCCGGAAAACTGATTCACATCCCAGTAATCAACGAGATGGTCATTCAACTGGAATGGCACAGAAAGAGTTGAGGGATGATGTGGGAGTTTCCATGTTGAGTTCTATTCCAGATATGCACATTGGAAAGCCAAATGATTCTGAACCACATTCACCTGTATTGGCGTCAAATGGTGCTGCTGTTGGTTTATATTCTTCTTCCACAGACCCAGTCCATGTACCATCTCCAGATTCTAGATCATCTGCTGCAGTTGGAGCTATAAAACGTGAAGTTGGGGCAGTAGGTGTTCGTCGGCAATTGAAAGACAGTTCTATAAACCAGTCTTCAGGACCAAGTGTCTCTCTTGCAAATTCTGTTTCCGAAAGGGATGGTTCTTCAGATTCATTTCAACCAATGACTTCCATTTCTAAAAGTGAACAGCTTAGTCACATTACTGAATCAGTGATTCCTGGCCTGGTTGGCAGCAGATCAACATTAAATAATCAGCATAGTAACAGGCAACATCAACCAACCATGGGACATCAGAAAGGTATCTTAGTGTcgtcactctctctctctctctctctctctctctcccttaaGGTGAAGAACGATGAGGTACCTTAGCATCTTTGTTATTATATTTCTTGACTGCAAAGTGTTTGGAAGAATTTGTTCaggagataaaaaaaattctgaATGTGAACTTGAGTTTTAATTATTTGTCAAACGAACTGAAAGTGTTAAATTTGTGTGCTGTTTCTTAGATGAGTTTGTTTGAGCATGCATGTCTACACTTAACTTTTTCCATGTCTGTGTTTACTTGAGAAATTCATCAAATTTTAGGAGAGAGTTCACCATCGGCTTTGATGCAGCTTCCCAGCCTAACAAGGAGTGGAAACCTAAGTCAAGCCAGAAGTTGAGCACTGGTAATCCTGGAGTAATAGGAACACCCTCAAAACCTAAAGCTCCTGCTGATGAGTCCAAAGATTTACATTCTGAAGCTGCTAATGTACAAGAGAAGCTCGCAAGGGTAGACATTCATGAGAATCAGCATGTTATCATAGCAGAGCATATTAGAGTCCCCGATAATGATCAGTATCGGCTGGTCTTTGGCAGTTTTGGGACAGAATCTGATTCTTCTGGATGTCTGGTGTCAGGTTTGCAAGCCATTAGAGGTCCAGAGGAATTGAATGGAGAATCATCAACAAGGtttgtatttaatttatatttccTTTACCTTTGAAGttaatgtaacaaaactgtggCACTAGTCACTAAGGTTTTGGGCATTCCTTTATAAGAGAAGTTTTCGAGTGAAACAATATGAAGTAAACAGATAAATATCCGTGAAAGAAATTTCTCTATGGTATTCATGCTTCCTTCTAGTAGTTTTATTTTTTGCTTATATCATCCATTTGACAATGTTTTTGCAGTCAGTCAGTATCTGCTCTGGAGATTTCTACTGATGATGCCTCTGGAAGCAGGCAGGTTGATCTACTGGATGACCAGGTGCGAAATTCAGAGTCTAATTCTCCAGATTCTGGTACAGCAACCGAGCTTCAGTCAGCAGATAAAAGGGAATCTTCTAGTCCTCAGGCATTGGATACCTATGCTGAGATTGGACTGGTTAGGGATAGGAACTCGAAATATACTCCTGCTCCACAGCATCAAGATCCTTCTGAGTTACTGGGATTTTCGGTGAGTTTGTATTAGATCGTTAACTTTTGAGGTGTCTGTTGAGAGTTAAGATTTTTTGTATTCCTACTGAATTGGTGGTTCAAATTTGTTGTTACTGAGTAGTTTAATGTTGGCATTGCTATTTCCTTAATCCTTTTGTGAGCAAGCCCTTTTCATTCCCTTATATAAATTGATTATCCGAGCAGGCATATGATCCGCAGACTGGTTATGATCTACCTTATTTCAGACCGACAATGGATGAAACTGTGCGGGTGCAAGGTCTACCGTCTCAAGATGTAAGAGTACTTGTTTACATGATATATGTTGTGTTCATTATTATCTGGAATCTTGTAAAATGAGTATGGACATATATATGTTTTGAGCTTCTAATGATTGTAAATTATAGTTGTATTGATTATTTTCTTCTTGAGCGAGTAGTTAGCCCACTACCGGATGATGTATGTTTTTGTTCtcacttattaaatctatgatCCTAGGCGGTGAACTCTCATACTGCCAATGGCATCCCTGCGTCAACGATTCCAATGGTTCAACAGCAGCAAACTCCAGTTGCTCAGATGTATCCACAAGTTCATGTTTCCCATTTTGCAAACCTCATGCCATATCGACAATTCCTATCTCCTGTTTATGTTCCACCAATGGCCATGCCTGGTTATTCTAGTTCCCCAGCATATCCTCACCCGTCCAATGGCAACAGTTTCTTGCTGATGCCCGGTGGAAGTACTCACATGAATGCAAATAACTTGAAGTATGGAATCCAGCAGTTTAAGCCTCTTCCTGCTGGCAGCCCGGCAGGGTTTGGGAACTTCAATAGTCCTGCTGGGTTTGCTGTGAATGCTCCTGGTGTAGTTGGGAGTGCAACTGGACTGGAAGATTCATCTCGAATCAAATATAAAGATGGGAACCTTTATGTCCCAAATGCACAGGTTCGTGAATACTAATATTATCATTACCACGGTTTGGCTGTAGCTTTGAGGCCTTACATGCGAACTTATAGCTAACTTGATATCATTTCATGTGGGGTGTTAGTGTGTGTGAACATTTTTATTTGATAACAGCTAGACCTTGTTTAGCAGTAGCTATTGTGTGTGTTTGTTTGGGGGGATGCTGTCCTTTCCATCAAGCATAAATGGCACCCTGACATGTTTGTTTAATCTGGATTATCATGATATCAGGCACTCTCGAGCCAGTCAGACATTTTATAATTACAATATAAAGTAGCTTAAAGCATTAGTATATTTATTGTTACAGGCTGAGACATCTGAAATTTGGATTCAAAACCCAAGAGATCTTCCAGGTTTGCAATCGGCTCCATATTACAACATGCCAGGGCAAACTCCTCATGGTGCGTATTTGCCTTCTCATTCTGGGCACGCTTCCTTCAGTGCAGCTGTGGCGCAGTCGACACACATGCAATTTCCCGGATTGTACCATCCAACTCCACAGCCGGCCGCTATTGGAAATCCTCATCACATGGGGCCTGGTATGGGTGGAAATGTTGGAGTGGCGGCTGCCACTCCTGGGCCACAAGTTGGTACTTTCCAGCAGCCACAGTTGGGTCATCTTAATTGGACAACTAATTTCTAGACAAATGGGAAGAAAGAGAACTGTGAATCTAACCCCCTTTATTATTATACAAGGGACTGAAGTAGTCATAAATGTtttatattttgtcaaatgtgtAATTGATAACCTTCTCATATTCAATGTAGTATGTGGTTTTCTCCATTTGCATTGATTTCATCTACTG encodes:
- the LOC103501996 gene encoding uncharacterized protein LOC103501996; the protein is MVSGLRIDGGTHILPARVRKTIQSIKEIVGNHSDADIYTTLKETNMDPNETAQKLLNQDPFREVKRRRDKKKENVGYKGSLDAQRNSEDVRQGTKVYTLSDRNVRRGAYAKSSWPGISKEFRVVRDNRVNRNSNREVKPASSHLAISSNEVSSNVSKSGITPRGAHGGPFGGRMSQVSFRKTDSHPSNQRDGHSTGMAQKELRDDVGVSMLSSIPDMHIGKPNDSEPHSPVLASNGAAVGLYSSSTDPVHVPSPDSRSSAAVGAIKREVGAVGVRRQLKDSSINQSSGPSVSLANSVSERDGSSDSFQPMTSISKSEQLSHITESVIPGLVGSRSTLNNQHSNRQHQPTMGHQKASQPNKEWKPKSSQKLSTGNPGVIGTPSKPKAPADESKDLHSEAANVQEKLARVDIHENQHVIIAEHIRVPDNDQYRLVFGSFGTESDSSGCLVSGLQAIRGPEELNGESSTSQSVSALEISTDDASGSRQVDLLDDQVRNSESNSPDSGTATELQSADKRESSSPQALDTYAEIGLVRDRNSKYTPAPQHQDPSELLGFSAYDPQTGYDLPYFRPTMDETVRVQGLPSQDAVNSHTANGIPASTIPMVQQQQTPVAQMYPQVHVSHFANLMPYRQFLSPVYVPPMAMPGYSSSPAYPHPSNGNSFLLMPGGSTHMNANNLKYGIQQFKPLPAGSPAGFGNFNSPAGFAVNAPGVVGSATGLEDSSRIKYKDGNLYVPNAQAETSEIWIQNPRDLPGLQSAPYYNMPGQTPHGAYLPSHSGHASFSAAVAQSTHMQFPGLYHPTPQPAAIGNPHHMGPGMGGNVGVAAATPGPQVGTFQQPQLGHLNWTTNF